In a genomic window of Ranitomeya imitator isolate aRanImi1 chromosome 5, aRanImi1.pri, whole genome shotgun sequence:
- the LOC138637954 gene encoding olfactory receptor 2D3-like, with amino-acid sequence MYPTNSSTVTEFILIGLSTDPSIQVLLFHIFLIIYAFTLVANLCLILSVRTDSRLHNSMYYFLSSLSFLDIFYTIIIVPKMLVNFLVLEKTISFMGCALQVYFYLWLGETECILLAFMAYDRFVAICDPLRYNAIMNSIVCVWMIGSSWVAGCIISSMDMYFTYRLTYCGPNIINHFFCEVPLLLQLSCTDIYINNIVKLVGSTVLLCVPLSLIMISYFRIFVSIVRIHSGRYKAFSTCISHLVVVTIFYGTAMFMYIQPKSVATEDTDKMVAVFYTVITPMLNPVIYSLRNKDVQRAVGRLVRSCKLPR; translated from the coding sequence ATGTATCCTACTAACTCTAGCACAGTAACAGAGTTCATCCTCATCGGCCTCTCTACTGACCCTTCAATCCAAGTCTTACTCTTCCACATCTTCCTGATCATCTACGCATTCACTCTGGTAGCTAACCTTTGTCTCATCCTTTCCGTAAGAACAGACTCGCGCCTCCACAACTCCATGTATTACTTTCTGTCCAGCCTGTCCTTTTTGGACATCTTCTACACGATCATCATCGTTCCCAAGATGCTGGTAAACTTTCTTGTGTTGGAGAAGACCATTTCCTTCATGGGCTGTGCCCTGCAGGTTTATTTTTACCTTTGGTTGGGGGAGACGGAGTGTATTCTTCTGGCCTTCATGGCTTATGATCGCTTTGTTGCTATATGTGACCCTCTACGATACAATGCGATTATGAATAGCATTGTGTGCGTCTGGATGATCGGTTCTTCATGGGTGGCCGGCTGCATCATCTCATCCATGGACATGTATTTCACTTATCGTCTCACCTACTGTGGTCCTAACATAATCAACCACTTCTTCTGTGAGGTCCCACTGTTACTACAACTCTCCTGCACCGATATCTACATCAATAACATTGTTAAGCTGGTAGGGAGCACCGTGCTGCTCTGCGTCCCCCTTAGTTTAATCATGATTTCCTATTTCAGGATTTTTGTCTCCATTGTCCGAATCCATTCTGGACGATACAAAGCTTTTTCTACATGTATTTCTCATCTAGTGGTGGTGACCATATTCTACGGGACAGCTATGTTCATGTACATTCAACCCAAGAGCGTAGCCACCGAAGATACAGACAAGATGGTGGCGGTTTTCTACACGGTCATCACCCCAATGTTAAACCCTGTCATCTACAGTCTGAGGAATAAAGATGTGCAGCGAGCCGTGGGGCGGCTGGTAAGATCTTGTAAACTACCTCGGTGA
- the LOC138637955 gene encoding olfactory receptor 10A7-like: protein MEIVNQTRTDEFILLGLSENPKIQLLLFHLFLLLYVSTVVGNFLLVVAVRIDRRLHHSMYFFLSNLSILDICYTSIIVPKMLVNIALSSKNISFTGCLLQVYFYLFMGETECILLAFMAYDRYVAICHPLHYSVIMNTMSCVRMISVSWVVGCIISSSDIYFMYQLRFCGPVTIDHFFCEAPSLLQLSCSDISVNNIVTLVGSFILLIVPVCLILFSYVQIFVVLVKIGSRKHKAISTSVSHITVVIIFYGTASFMYMRPRYSSTEVTDKLMSVFYTVVTPMLNPLIYSLRNKDVQRALRQIKKCISVL, encoded by the coding sequence ATGGAAATTGTCAACCAGACCAGGACCGATGAATTCATCCTCCTTGGACTATCAGAAAATCCAAAGATCCAATTGCTTTTGTTCCacttatttttactgctctacgtGTCGACTGTTGTTGGGAATTTCCTCCTCGTTGTGGCCGTGAGAATAGACCGTCGTCTTCACCACTCCATGTACTTCTTTCTTTCAAATCTTTCCATCCTTGACATCTGTTACACCTCAATTATCGTTCCTAAGATGTTGGTGAACATTGCCTTGTCTTCCAAAAACATCTCCTTCACCGGGTGCCTTCTTCAGGTTTATTTCTACCTGTTTATGGGGGAAACTGAGTGCATCCTGTTGGCCTTCATGGCTTATGACAGATATGTTGCCATCTGTCACCCCTTACATTACAGCGTGATTATGAACACGATGTCTTGTGTCAGGATGATCAGTGTCTCCTGGGTTGTTGGTTGTATCATTTCCTCCTCGGATATATACTTTATGTATCAGTTGAGATTCTGTGGTCCCGTCACCATCGACCACTTCTTCTGTGAAGCTCCATCATTGCTCCAGTTGTCCTGCAGTGACATCTCCGTTAATAACATTGTAACCTTGGTAGGAAGCTTCATCTTGCTCATCGTTCCCGTATGTCTTATTCTTTTTTCTTACGTGCAGATTTTTGTAGTTCTTGTCAAAATCGGTTCTCGAAAGCACAAGGCCATCTCCACAAGTGTGTCACACATTACCGTGGTCATCATCTTCTATGGGACAGCTTCATTCATGTACATGAGGCCCAGGTATTCATCCACGGAGGTAACCGACAAGCTGATGTCTGTCTTCTACACGGTTGTTACCCCCATGTTAAACCCTTTGATATACAGTCTGAGAAATAAGGATGTACAAAGAGCTCTGAGACAGATTAAGAAATGTATCTCTGTTCTGTAA